A genome region from Cutaneotrichosporon cavernicola HIS019 DNA, chromosome: 5 includes the following:
- a CDS encoding uncharacterized protein (Protein of unknown function (DUF3128)) has translation MRWAFWRSADEPGPSTPTPIEEVMEVPTLTRFERTLVDEEKVQAPQYPTFQDVPTCMTLFDQFFMCAALMPQVRAIYRFGHLKDCTPKWDDFKYCMSLKSEDEEERRQAWIKRRAEWWAHRRVGPSSEDVWEVREKPLENFPPLYPEYDLDESQDAAGTV, from the exons ATGCGCTGGGCATTCTGGCGGAGCGCAGACGAGCCCGGACCAAGTACCCCAACCCCTATCGAGGAGGTCATGGAGGTCCCGACGCTCACTCGCTTCGAGCGTACgctggtcgacgaggagaaggtcCAGGCGCCTCAGTATCCGACCTTCCAGGACGTGCCGACTTGCATGACCCTGTT cgaCCAGTTCTTCATGTGCGCTGCCCTCATGCCGCAGGTGCGTGCCATCTACCGCTTTGGCCACCTCAAGGACTGCACACCCAAGTGGGATGACTTCAAGTACTGCATGAGCCTGAAGAgcgaagacgaggaagagcggCGACAGGCGTGGAtcaagcgccgcgccgagtGGTGGGCACATCGTCGCGTCGGGCCCAGCTCGGAGGACGTGTGGGAGGTGCGCGA gaAACCCCTCGAGAACTTCCCTCCTCTGTATCCCGAATACGACCTCGATGAGAGCCAGGATGCTGCCGGCACTGTGTAA